AGGGGAACTGACGATCGCGAGCACGGGCAAGGACGACCAAGGCCGCATGAAAACGGAGGAATACCACGTCGAAGGCCCGGTGATGATCTTCCTGACGACCACGGCGGTGGACATCGACGAAGAATTACTGAACCGTTGCCTCGTCCTCACCGTGGATGAATCGAGAGAGCAGACGAAAGCGATCCACGACCTGCAGCGCGAAGCCGAAACCTTCGAGGGCCTCAAACGCAAAGTCGAGCGGGACCGGATTTTGAGCGTTCACAAGAACGCGCAGCGGCTGCTCAAGCCGCTCCCGGTGGTCAATCCCTTCGCCAAGCAACTGACCTTCCTAAGCGACCGCACGAGAACGCGCCGCGATCATGTGAAATACCTGACCCTGATCCGCACGATCGCGCTTTTGCACCAGCACCAAAGGCCGCTGAAGGAGAAAGACGGCTTGGAATATATCGAGGCGACCCGTTCCGATATCGAGGAGGCCAACCGGATCGCCCACGAAGTGCTGGGCCGCTCGCTCGACGAGCTTCCGCCGCAGACGCGGAGGCTGTTGATCCTCTTGCGGGACATGGTGGACAGTCGTTGCCGCGAGGAAAAAGTGACCCCGGACGTGTGCCTGTTCAGCCGCCGCCAGGTGCGCCGCTTCACGGGCTGGACCGAGTTCCAGGTGCGCACGCACCTGAACAAGCTGCAGGAAATGGAATACATCCTCCCGCACTACGGCGGACGCGGGCAGAGCTTCGTCTACGAACTGCTGTTCAACGGCGAGGACGACGGGCGGCCGCAAATGTGCGGCTTGCTGGATATGACTACGACGAAAACTTCGAGCATTGAAAACAATGGTTCGAGCATGAAAGAGGCAGGTTCGAGTATCCAACGAGCATCCAACGAGCACGGTTCGAGCATCTGGAAAAACGGCTCCAAGCCCAGCAACCAAGGGCCTTCCGGGCGAAATGGCCACCAGCCCGGCGAAAACGCACAAGAGGGGGCCGAAAACCGCAAGGCGTCGTAACGGCATCTGGTGCCGCAGCGATAGCGAAAGAGAGCGATGGGAACCGGACGGATGAAAGGCTTCGAACGGGCGCGGTTGCTTCGGGGCAAGCGGAAAGCCTCGGGAGGGCGTCCCCGTTGTGGCCCGGGCCCGGACCGTTCCGACGTCCGGACGATGGCGAGCCAGTTGGAGCGTTGGCTGGAATGGCGACTGGCGCGGGGCTACTCGCCGCGGACGACCCGCACGCACGGCTTCAACATGGCGCTCTTCCTGGAATGGGCGAGGGAGAGGGATCTGGTTTACCCGGAGCAAATCACCCGCTCGATTCTGGAATCGTATCAGCTGTATCTCTACCGCTACCGCAAGGCCGACGGGAAGCCGCTGGGAGCGGGCACCCAGCACGGACGCTTGCAACTGCTCAAGACCTTTTTCTCGTGGCTGTGCCGGGAGCGTCTTCTCGAAGCCAATCCGGCCTCCGAACTGGAATTGCCCCGCCCGGTATCGACGGCCCTGCCGCGCGGCCTCTCCCGCGAGGAAATCGCCTCTCTCCTGGCCGTGCCCGACATCCGCGACCCGCTGGGAGTGCGTGACCGGGCCATCCTCGAAACCCTCTATGCCACCGGAATGCGTCGCCGGGAGCTGGTCATGCTCGACCTCGGCGACCTGGACCGCAACGAAGGCCTGATCCACATCCGTCACGGCAAAGGCGGCAAGGCCCGCTTCGTGCCCGTGGGAAGCCGGGCCGGGCAATGGCTGGAGACCTACCTCGAAGGATGCCGGGAAAGGCTGCTGGGGTCCGTGGGCGAGCAAGCCCTGTTCCTGACCGGCTACGGGGAACGCTTCAGCCCGAACTCCCTGGGCAACCTGGTGCGGCAATATCTCAAGGCGGCCGGAATCGACAAACCCGGCTGTTGCCACCTCCTGCGCCACAGCTGCGCCACCCACATGCACGAGAACGGGGCCGATATCCGCTACGTCCAGCAAATGCTCGGCCATGCCAAACTCGACACCACGCAGGTTTACACCCACGTCACCTTGTCCGCCCTGCGGGCCGTCCACGGCAAGACGCATCCCTCTTGCGGGGAGAGGATCACCGGAGAAGAGCGGTAAGGCTTGCGGCCCTGGGCGGCTTGCTTTTTTCTTAGTCGCCAGAATGCGCCTGATCCGGTTCCAGTTGTGGTTGACGACCGCCCTTGCGGCGGTCCTGCCGTCTCTGGCCTCGGCCTCCCTCAATGCGTGGAGCCAGGGATGGCCCGAGGAACCGCAAATCCGGCAGAAAGCCGAGGTTCCTGAAGCCTCCGAAGCGTTCCGCAAAGAAGCCGAAAAGGAAGCCTCCGAAGCCTCGGAGTGGGGCGGCTGGG
This DNA window, taken from Puniceicoccus vermicola, encodes the following:
- the xerC gene encoding site-specific tyrosine recombinase XerC encodes the protein MKGFERARLLRGKRKASGGRPRCGPGPDRSDVRTMASQLERWLEWRLARGYSPRTTRTHGFNMALFLEWARERDLVYPEQITRSILESYQLYLYRYRKADGKPLGAGTQHGRLQLLKTFFSWLCRERLLEANPASELELPRPVSTALPRGLSREEIASLLAVPDIRDPLGVRDRAILETLYATGMRRRELVMLDLGDLDRNEGLIHIRHGKGGKARFVPVGSRAGQWLETYLEGCRERLLGSVGEQALFLTGYGERFSPNSLGNLVRQYLKAAGIDKPGCCHLLRHSCATHMHENGADIRYVQQMLGHAKLDTTQVYTHVTLSALRAVHGKTHPSCGERITGEER